The following proteins are co-located in the Apium graveolens cultivar Ventura chromosome 5, ASM990537v1, whole genome shotgun sequence genome:
- the LOC141724471 gene encoding putative apyrase 7: MTFSRFADGVSSAVSRLSATKSATASFLSHGLPPLASYTRGSGFSKYGKKKFLRLSSSLQDFSEYSQLDPEDGNPNSETDKSFINIEPLSSSQRENGGASFSKEKSSPGAPSTRKKWVRVILVLLCIVFFALLLFLVQFFYFKWSKASPKYYVVLDCGSTGTRAFLYRASTDHKETGGLPILLSSLPEALPSKPNSQSGRAYNRMETEPGFDKLVHNISGLRGAIKPLLKWAEKQIPKHAHKTTSLFLYATAGVRRLPSADSEWLLNNAWSIMKNSSFLCHREWVKIISGMEEAYYGWIALNFDKGVLGAIPKKETYGALDLGGSSLQVTFESEDRFHNETSLQLSIGPVNHYLNAYSLSGYGLNDAFEKSVVHLLKRIPKVSFADLASGNIVIKHPCLHSGYKAKYSCSHCTSAFQKVGSPTIEGEKIGKRGKPGVSVQLVGAPKWEECSKLGKIAVNLSEWSDLSPGIDCEIQPCALPDNLPRPHGQFYGISGFYVVYRFFNLTADAALDDVLEKGRDFCEKPWDIAKNSVAPQPFIEQYCFRAPYIVFLLRQGLHITDSNVIIGSGSITWTLGVALMEAGKAFTTRINFRGYEVLRRMINPTIFFAILFASIFVLVCAWLCVSNWTVRFFRRSYLPIFRHNSGSSTSILNIPATLRFQRWSALNSGDGRVKMPLSPVASGQYRPFGSPHDFGGIELTESSLYSSSSSVAHSYSSGSLGQMQFDSGMGSFWSPHRSQMRLQSRRSQSREDLSSSLSEAHIGKA; this comes from the exons ATGACATTCAGTAGATTTGCAGATGGTGTTTCTTCTGCAGTAAGTAGATTGTCAGCGACAAAATCTGCTACTGCTTCATTCTTGTCACATGGATTGCCGCCGCTGGCTAGTTATACACGTGGTTCTGGTTTCTCTAAATATGGAAAAAAGAAGTTCTTGAGACTCTCTTCATCCCTGCAAGATTTCTCTGAATATAGCCAACTTGATCCAGAAGATGGGAATCCTAATTCTGAAACTGATAAAAGTTTTATCAACATTGAGcctctttcttcttcacaaagagaaaATGGCGGGGCAAGTTTTTCCAAGGAGAAGTCATCGCCGGGAGCCCCTTCGACCCGAAAGAAGTGGGTTCGAGTGATTTTGGTCCTTTTATGCATAGTATTCTTTGCACTCCTTTTGTTTCTggttcaatttttttattttaaatggTCTAAAGCATCACCGAAGTACTATGTTGTACTTGATTGTGGTAGCACTGGGACACGGGCTTTTTTATACAGGGCATCCACTGATCACAAAGAAACTGGTGGCCTTCCAATTTTGTTGAGTTCCCTTCCAGAAGCCCTTCCAAGTAAACCTAATTCTCAGAGTGGGCGGGCTTACAATCGCATGGAGACTGAACCTGGATTTGATAAACTGGTGCATAATATATCAGGCTTGAGGGGAGCTATAAAACCGCTACTTAAATGGGCAGAGAAACAAATCCCTAAGCATGCACATAAGACTACTTCTCTTTTCCTTTATGCCACAGCAGGCGTGCGCAGGCTGCCAAGTGCCGACTCAGAGTGGCTTCTTAATAATGCTTGGTCCATTATGAAGAATTCATCTTTCTTGTGCCATAGAGAGTGGGTGAAAATTATTAGTGGTATGGAGGAAGCATATTATGGATGGATAGCACTAAATTTTGATAAAGGGGTGTTAGGGGCTATACCTAAAAAGGAAACATATGGTGCACTTGACTTGGGTGGTTCCTCATTGCAGGTTACATTTGAGAGCGAGGATCGTTTCCATAACGAAACTAGTTTGCAACTTAGCATTGGACCTGTCAATCATTATCTAAATGCCTATTCATTATCAGGCTATGGCCTGAATGATGCCTTTGAAAAATCTGTGGTTCATCTACTTAAGAGGATTCCAAAAGTTAGTTTTGCTGATCTTGCTAGTGGGAATATTGTTATCAAACATCCATGCTTGCATTCTGGGTACAAAGCAAAGTACAGTTGCTCTCATTGCACCTCTGCTTTCCAGAAAGTTGGTAGTCCCACAATTGAAGGGGAAAAAATTGGTAAGAGAGGAAAACCTGGAGTATCTGTTCAACTTGTCGGTGCTCCAAAATGGGAAGAGTGCAGTAAACTTGGAAAAATTGCTGTGAATCTGTCTGAATGGTCTGACCTGAGTCCAGGGATTGATTGTGAGATTCAACCTTGTGCTCTTCCAGATAATCTGCCTCGTCCTCATGGCCAATTTTATGGGATCTCTGGCTTTTATGTTGTGTATCGGTTTTTTAATTTGACTGCTGATGCTGCACTTGATGACGTGTTAGAGAAAGGCCGGGACTTCTGTGAAAAACCTTGGGACATTGCAAAGAACAGTGTTGCACCTCAGCCCTTTATAGAACAGTATTGCTTCAGGGCGCCTTACATTGTTTTTCTTTTGAGACAAGGTTTGCATATAACAGATAGCAATGTAATCATTGGTTCTGGAAGTATCACCTGGACACTTGGGGTTGCTCTTATGGAAGCTGGAAAGGCATTTACCACCAGAATAAACTTTCGGGGTTATGAAGTTTTACGGAGGATGATCAATCCAACAATATTTTTTGCAATTCTGTTTGCTTCTATTTTTGTCTTAGTTTGTGCCTGGTTATGTGTGAGCAATTGGACCGTAAGATTTTTTCGCAGGTCGTATCTCCCTATATTTAGGCATAACAGTGGGTCAAGCACTTCAATACTAAATATTCCAGCTACTTTACGGTTCCAACGATGGAGTGCTTTGAATTCAG GGGATGGAAGAGTTAAGATGCCTTTAAGTCCAGTTGCAAGTGGCCAATATAGGCCATTTGGATCTCCACATGACTTTGGTGGTATTGAGCTCACCGAATCTTCCTTGTACTCGTCCTCGAGCAGTGTTGCACATAGTTATTCTTCAGGTAGCTTGGGGCAGATGCAATTTGACAGTGGCATGGGTTCCTTTTGGTCACCTCACAGAAGTCAGATGCGTCTCCAGAGTAGGAGGTCACAGTCACGGGAAGACCTTAGTTCCTCACTTTCTGAGGCTCATATAGGAAAGGCATAA
- the LOC141724472 gene encoding uncharacterized protein LOC141724472 isoform X3, giving the protein MNSHNNMKHFAAAAFLILAMLRGVLHSSQAIKHETFDVRHHLSTVTRYDVVRDIVDNSFVPSEIPEQCTPIHLNLLARHGTRAPTKKKMKALEALSVNMETLVQAAKENKLSLQKIPSWIWGWRSPWKGKLKGGELISEGEKELYNLGIRIRERFPALFNEEYHPDAYKIKATQIPRVSASAVAFGLGLFGDSGGLGSGHHRAFAVSSESRASDTMLRFHDCCQNYKVSLLEWTDDLELFMLKGYGNALNYRMGVPLLEDVIESMEQAIKAKDEQRVPGSYEKARLRFSHAETLFPFSCLIGLFLEGSEFESIKREQPLQLPPKPPQTRKWKGSIVTPFGGNNMLILYSCPVSNSSKYLVQVLHNEHPVPVPGCNNSNICPFEVFKERIAAPHLKHDYNRVCNAQLKPLKQKSSLTTRIFSWLFANDNVNAQSYDFDL; this is encoded by the exons ATGAATTCACACAACAACATGAAACATTTTGCAGCTGCTGCTTTTCTGATACTTGCAATGTTACGCGGCGTCCTACATTCTTCACAGGCTATTAAACATGAAACTTTCGACGTTCGCCATCATCTATCTACTGTCACTAg ATATGATGTTGTTAGAGACATTGTGGATAATTCATTTGTACCTTCTGAAATCCCAGAACAATGTACTCCGATCCATTTGAATCTCCTG gcaaggcatggaactcgtgcTCCTACTAAGAAAAAGATGAAAGCATTAGAAGCTTTATCTGTTAACATGGAAACACTTGTCCAAGCTGCAAAAGAAAACAAATTGTCTTTGCAGAAAATCCCTTCCTGGATATGGGGGTGGAGATCTCCTTGGAAGGGGAAGCTGAAAGGTGGAGAATTGATTAGTGAAGGAGAAAAAGAATTGTATAATCTTGGGATCAGAATAAGAGAACGGTTTCCAGCactttttaatgaagaataccATCCAGATGCATATAAAATAAAGGCAACTCAG ATTCCTCGAGTGTCAGCTAGTGCTGTGGCATTTGGCTTGGGGCTTTTCGGTGATAGTGGAGGTCTTGGATCAGGACATCATCGAGCTTTTGCGGTCAGCAGTGAAAGTCGTGCAAGTGATACAATGTTGAGATTTCATGATTGTTGTCAAAACTACAAG GTTTCTTTGTTGGAGTGGACAGACGATCTGGAGTTGTTTATGTTGAAGGGTTATGGTAATGCGTTGAATTACCGAATGGGAGTGCCTTTACTTGAAGATGTCATCGAGTCCATGGAGCAGGCTATAAAGGCCAAAGATG AACAACGTGTTCCTGGAAGTTATGAAAAAGCGAGGCTTCGGTTTTCTCATGCAGAGACTCTATTTCCCTTCTCATGTTTGATTGGACTTTTCCTAGAAGGATCTG AGTTTGAATCAATAAAAAGAGAACAACCCTTGCAACTCCCTCCAAAACCTCCTCAAACAAGAAAGTGGAAAGGCAGTATTGTGACACCATTTGGTGGGAATAACATGCTGATTTTGTACAGCTGTCCTGTTAGTAACTCCAGCAAATATTTGGTGCAAGTGCTGCACAATGAGCATCCAGTTCCTGTTCCC GGTTGCAATAATTCTAATATCTGTCCATTTGAAGTCTTTAAG GAAAGAATAGCTGCTCCTCATCTAAAGCATGACTACAATAGGGTTTGCAATGCACAACTCAAACCATTAAAGCAGAAATCAAGCTTAACAACTCGGATATTTAGTTGGCTTTTTGCTAATGATAATGTTAATGCACAGTCATATGATTTTGACCTATAG
- the LOC141724472 gene encoding uncharacterized protein LOC141724472 isoform X2, with product MNSHNNMKHFAAAAFLILAMLRGVLHSSQAIKHETFDVRHHLSTVTRYDVVRDIVDNSFVPSEIPEQCTPIHLNLLARHGTRAPTKKKMKALEALSVNMETLVQAAKENKLSLQKIPSWIWGWRSPWKGKLKGGELISEGEKELYNLGIRIRERFPALFNEEYHPDAYKIKATQIPRVSASAVAFGLGLFGDSGGLGSGHHRAFAVSSESRASDTMLRFHDCCQNYKEASLLNISDQACAMFSPSEVSLLEWTDDLELFMLKGYGNALNYRMGVPLLEDVIESMEQAIKAKDEQRVPGSYEKARLRFSHAETLFPFSCLIGLFLEGSEFESIKREQPLQLPPKPPQTRKWKGSIVTPFGGNNMLILYSCPVSNSSKYLVQVLHNEHPVPVPGCNNSNICPFEVFKERIAAPHLKHDYNRVCNAQLKPLKQKSSLTTRIFSWLFANDNVNAQSYDFDL from the exons ATGAATTCACACAACAACATGAAACATTTTGCAGCTGCTGCTTTTCTGATACTTGCAATGTTACGCGGCGTCCTACATTCTTCACAGGCTATTAAACATGAAACTTTCGACGTTCGCCATCATCTATCTACTGTCACTAg ATATGATGTTGTTAGAGACATTGTGGATAATTCATTTGTACCTTCTGAAATCCCAGAACAATGTACTCCGATCCATTTGAATCTCCTG gcaaggcatggaactcgtgcTCCTACTAAGAAAAAGATGAAAGCATTAGAAGCTTTATCTGTTAACATGGAAACACTTGTCCAAGCTGCAAAAGAAAACAAATTGTCTTTGCAGAAAATCCCTTCCTGGATATGGGGGTGGAGATCTCCTTGGAAGGGGAAGCTGAAAGGTGGAGAATTGATTAGTGAAGGAGAAAAAGAATTGTATAATCTTGGGATCAGAATAAGAGAACGGTTTCCAGCactttttaatgaagaataccATCCAGATGCATATAAAATAAAGGCAACTCAG ATTCCTCGAGTGTCAGCTAGTGCTGTGGCATTTGGCTTGGGGCTTTTCGGTGATAGTGGAGGTCTTGGATCAGGACATCATCGAGCTTTTGCGGTCAGCAGTGAAAGTCGTGCAAGTGATACAATGTTGAGATTTCATGATTGTTGTCAAAACTACAAG GAAGCATCTCTGTTAAACATATCTGATCAAGCTTGTGCTATGTTCAGCCCTTCTGAG GTTTCTTTGTTGGAGTGGACAGACGATCTGGAGTTGTTTATGTTGAAGGGTTATGGTAATGCGTTGAATTACCGAATGGGAGTGCCTTTACTTGAAGATGTCATCGAGTCCATGGAGCAGGCTATAAAGGCCAAAGATG AACAACGTGTTCCTGGAAGTTATGAAAAAGCGAGGCTTCGGTTTTCTCATGCAGAGACTCTATTTCCCTTCTCATGTTTGATTGGACTTTTCCTAGAAGGATCTG AGTTTGAATCAATAAAAAGAGAACAACCCTTGCAACTCCCTCCAAAACCTCCTCAAACAAGAAAGTGGAAAGGCAGTATTGTGACACCATTTGGTGGGAATAACATGCTGATTTTGTACAGCTGTCCTGTTAGTAACTCCAGCAAATATTTGGTGCAAGTGCTGCACAATGAGCATCCAGTTCCTGTTCCC GGTTGCAATAATTCTAATATCTGTCCATTTGAAGTCTTTAAG GAAAGAATAGCTGCTCCTCATCTAAAGCATGACTACAATAGGGTTTGCAATGCACAACTCAAACCATTAAAGCAGAAATCAAGCTTAACAACTCGGATATTTAGTTGGCTTTTTGCTAATGATAATGTTAATGCACAGTCATATGATTTTGACCTATAG
- the LOC141724472 gene encoding uncharacterized protein LOC141724472 isoform X1 translates to MNSHNNMKHFAAAAFLILAMLRGVLHSSQAIKHETFDVRHHLSTVTRYDVVRDIVDNSFVPSEIPEQCTPIHLNLLARHGTRAPTKKKMKALEALSVNMETLVQAAKENKLSLQKIPSWIWGWRSPWKGKLKGGELISEGEKELYNLGIRIRERFPALFNEEYHPDAYKIKATQIPRVSASAVAFGLGLFGDSGGLGSGHHRAFAVSSESRASDTMLRFHDCCQNYKAFRTSQEPAVDKLKWPILDVITNALFERTGLKFTREDTSLLWFLCKQEASLLNISDQACAMFSPSEVSLLEWTDDLELFMLKGYGNALNYRMGVPLLEDVIESMEQAIKAKDEQRVPGSYEKARLRFSHAETLFPFSCLIGLFLEGSEFESIKREQPLQLPPKPPQTRKWKGSIVTPFGGNNMLILYSCPVSNSSKYLVQVLHNEHPVPVPGCNNSNICPFEVFKERIAAPHLKHDYNRVCNAQLKPLKQKSSLTTRIFSWLFANDNVNAQSYDFDL, encoded by the exons ATGAATTCACACAACAACATGAAACATTTTGCAGCTGCTGCTTTTCTGATACTTGCAATGTTACGCGGCGTCCTACATTCTTCACAGGCTATTAAACATGAAACTTTCGACGTTCGCCATCATCTATCTACTGTCACTAg ATATGATGTTGTTAGAGACATTGTGGATAATTCATTTGTACCTTCTGAAATCCCAGAACAATGTACTCCGATCCATTTGAATCTCCTG gcaaggcatggaactcgtgcTCCTACTAAGAAAAAGATGAAAGCATTAGAAGCTTTATCTGTTAACATGGAAACACTTGTCCAAGCTGCAAAAGAAAACAAATTGTCTTTGCAGAAAATCCCTTCCTGGATATGGGGGTGGAGATCTCCTTGGAAGGGGAAGCTGAAAGGTGGAGAATTGATTAGTGAAGGAGAAAAAGAATTGTATAATCTTGGGATCAGAATAAGAGAACGGTTTCCAGCactttttaatgaagaataccATCCAGATGCATATAAAATAAAGGCAACTCAG ATTCCTCGAGTGTCAGCTAGTGCTGTGGCATTTGGCTTGGGGCTTTTCGGTGATAGTGGAGGTCTTGGATCAGGACATCATCGAGCTTTTGCGGTCAGCAGTGAAAGTCGTGCAAGTGATACAATGTTGAGATTTCATGATTGTTGTCAAAACTACAAG GCATTTAGGACAAGTCAGGAACCAGCTGTTGATAAGCTTAAATGGCCTATTCTTGATGTAATCACTAATGCTTTATTTGAGCGTACTGGGCTAAAATTTACAAGAGAGGATACATCTTTGCTCTGGTTTTTATGCAAACAG GAAGCATCTCTGTTAAACATATCTGATCAAGCTTGTGCTATGTTCAGCCCTTCTGAG GTTTCTTTGTTGGAGTGGACAGACGATCTGGAGTTGTTTATGTTGAAGGGTTATGGTAATGCGTTGAATTACCGAATGGGAGTGCCTTTACTTGAAGATGTCATCGAGTCCATGGAGCAGGCTATAAAGGCCAAAGATG AACAACGTGTTCCTGGAAGTTATGAAAAAGCGAGGCTTCGGTTTTCTCATGCAGAGACTCTATTTCCCTTCTCATGTTTGATTGGACTTTTCCTAGAAGGATCTG AGTTTGAATCAATAAAAAGAGAACAACCCTTGCAACTCCCTCCAAAACCTCCTCAAACAAGAAAGTGGAAAGGCAGTATTGTGACACCATTTGGTGGGAATAACATGCTGATTTTGTACAGCTGTCCTGTTAGTAACTCCAGCAAATATTTGGTGCAAGTGCTGCACAATGAGCATCCAGTTCCTGTTCCC GGTTGCAATAATTCTAATATCTGTCCATTTGAAGTCTTTAAG GAAAGAATAGCTGCTCCTCATCTAAAGCATGACTACAATAGGGTTTGCAATGCACAACTCAAACCATTAAAGCAGAAATCAAGCTTAACAACTCGGATATTTAGTTGGCTTTTTGCTAATGATAATGTTAATGCACAGTCATATGATTTTGACCTATAG